The genomic interval AAATGCCTAATAAAGAATACACAGGCAAGATTACAAAAACGATAACTGCACAACCGATACCATTCCATAGAAGGAAACTTCTCCATGAAGATGTATACTGAAATACTAACATATACATAATTGGCCCCATAGTAAGACCTACTATGAATAAAGGCGGTTGAAATGGAAGGAGCCTGATTTTAAAACTCCACAATCCTAAAAAACCAACAAGAGTAGTATCTATTACAGCAAAGGCTACGGCACAGAGTGAACCTAACAATAGTAGGTCTTTTATCCTTCGCTTATCAACTAGTTTAAACCATATACCATACGTAACGATAAGTACACCAACCGTAATGAACCAACCAAATGAAAAAAGTTCCTTAGAAATCCAATGTTGGTAGGAG from Pelosinus sp. IPA-1 carries:
- a CDS encoding CBO0543 family protein, whose translation is MPDLYEVGRLSANISYQHWISKELFSFGWFITVGVLIVTYGIWFKLVDKRRIKDLLLLGSLCAVAFAVIDTTLVGFLGLWSFKIRLLPFQPPLFIVGLTMGPIMYMLVFQYTSSWRSFLLWNGIGCAVIVFVILPVYSLLGIFQLYKWNWFYHFLLFFIVGTVARGLLYWFTSMEQIDQ